Below is a genomic region from Candidatus Methanomethylophilaceae archaeon.
TCGTATGCGCCCTCGCCCATATCGAAAGGGCAAGGTTCCACGTAGCCCTGGCACTCTCTCGTTCCCAGGAAAATGTCGCGCCTGCCTCCTTTCTCTATCGCCCTCTTCATCTGGCTGTAGTGCTTGCCGTCTATGCGGTCCTTCTCGAGATCCGGGCGATTCCTGTTCCAGATAAAATGGGCTCTGACATGGTACTCCACGTCGGCAAGATAGGTGTAAATCGAAAGAGAATTGCCGCCGCCGTACTCCAGAGGCTTGACGTTCACCGACTCGTTGCGTATGGGCCTCATGACCCTAACTGCGTCCACTACCCATATTATCGTGGGCTTCCAGTATATCGACTCGGTAATCCCTTTTAGGGCCTGATAGGTCGGTATGGGATATGTGTATTTCTCGCCCCCGATTTTTGAAACGGGGTCTGTGAACAGCGCCCGGCGCCCCCAAAGCTTGTATTCAACTGTGTTCATCATGGTTTACCTCGCATAATCATCGTTTCCATCCTGGAATCCTCTCTCAATCCGTAATGATCGTCGTAGAATCCGTCCACCAGGTAGTATATGCCGGTCGCTTCCGCC
It encodes:
- the cas5c gene encoding type I-C CRISPR-associated protein Cas5, translating into MNTVEYKLWGRRALFTDPVSKIGGEKYTYPIPTYQALKGITESIYWKPTIIWVVDAVRVMRPIRNESVNVKPLEYGGGNSLSIYTYLADVEYHVRAHFIWNRNRPDLEKDRIDGKHYSQMKRAIEKGGRRDIFLGTRECQGYVEPCPFDMGEGAYDNLESMSFGLMFHGFNYADETGDNVLDARFWMPEMKKGVVEFPPPEDCRLRKHVRDYTPCAVQISDEGDERWAGWSL